In Oryza sativa Japonica Group chromosome 3, ASM3414082v1, one DNA window encodes the following:
- the LOC4333161 gene encoding chaperone protein ClpB2, chloroplastic: MAAAPPLAAGLRPAMAAAQAPVVAAAWGVGARRGAALSSSARCRALRLSRGGGGGRDGWVPPPVVGRMPPRTLSVRCAASNGRITQQEFTEMAWQSIVSSPEVAKESKHQIVETEHLMKSLLEQRNGLARRIFSKAGVDNTRLLDATEKFIQRQPKVLGEDPGSMLGRDLEALIQRARDFKKEYGDSFVSVEHLVLGFAEDKRFGRQLFKDFQITVQSLKTAIESIRGKQNVIDQDPEGKYEALDKYGKDLTAMARQGKLDPVIGRDDEIRRCIQILSRRTKNNPVLIGEPGVGKTAIAEGLAQRIVQGDVPQALTNRRLIALDMGALIAGAKYRGEFEDRLKAVLKEVTDSDGQTILFIDEIHTVVGAGATNGAMDAGNLLKPMLGRGELRCIGATTLDEYRKYIEKDPALERRFQQVYVDQPSVEDTISILRGLRERYELHHGVRISDSALVAAALLSDRYISGRFLPDKAIDLVDESAAKLKMEITSKPTALDEIDRAVIKLEMERLSLTNDTDKASRDRLSRIEAELSLLKEKQKDLTEQWEREKSVMTKIQSIKEEIDRVNVEIQQAEREYDLNRAAELKYGSLNALQRQLQTTEKELDEYQSSGKSMLREEVTQDDIAEIVSRWTGIPVSKLKQSDREKLLYLEEELHKRVVGQDPAVKAVSEAIQRSRAGLSDPNRPIASFMFMGPTGVGKTELAKALAAFMFNTEEAVVRIDMSEYMEKHSVSRLIGAPPGYVGYEEGGQLTEAVRRRPYSIILFDEIEKAHGDVFNVFLQILDDGRVTDSQGRKVSFTNSIIIMTSNVGSQFILNMDEEGGSTDSAYENIKKRVMDAARSVFRPEFMNRIDEYIVFKPLEREQINSIVKLQLARVQKRIADRKIKLEVSPGAVEFLGSLGYDPNYGARPVKRVIQQYVENELAKGILRGDFKDEDSILVDTQVTVPSNGQLPQQKLVFHKMSEESAPAAAEDEKFLPAV, translated from the exons AtggccgcagcgccgccgctcgccgcggggCTCCGGcccgccatggcggcggcacaggcgccggtcgtcgccgcggcGTGGGGCGTGGGCGCTAGGAGGGGGGCGGCCTTGTCGTCGTCGGCTCGGTGTAGGGCGCTTCGGTtgtcgagaggaggaggaggagggcgagatGGGTGGGTGCCTCCTCCCGTGGTGGGGAGGATGCCGCCGCGGACGCTCTCCGTCAGGTGCGCCGCCAGCAATGGGAGG ATTACACAACAAGAGTTCACTGAGATGGCATGGCAATCGATTGTTTCGTCGCCTGAAGTAGCGAAAGAGAGTAAACACCAGATTGTGGAGACTGAACATCTGATGAAATCATTGCTGGAGCAAAGGAATGGGCTCGCCCGTCGAATCTTTTCTAAAGCTGGAGTTGATAATACAAGGCTTCTTGATGCCACAGAGAAGTTCATCCAGCGGCAGCCTAAG GTGTTGGGTGAAGATCCTGGTTCCATGTTGGGACGTGACTTGGAAGCTCTGATACAAAGAGCACGAGACTTTAAAAAAGAGTATGGTGATTCATTTGTTTCGGTTGAGCATCTGGTCCTTGGTTTTGCGGAGGATAAACGATTTGGAAGACAGCTGTTCAAGGATTTCCAGATTACCGTACAGTCCTTGAAAACTGCCATTGAATCAATAAGAGGGAAACAAAATGTGATTGATCAAG ATCCTGAGGGAAAATATGAAGCTTTGGACAAGTATGGCAAGGACCTCACAGCCATGGCACGTCAGGGGAAACTTGACCCGGTTATAGGAAGAGATGATGAAATTCGTAGATGCattcaaattttatctcggAGAACAAAGAATAATCCAGTTTTGATTGGTGAACCTGGTGTGGGGAAAACTGCTATAGCTGAAGG GCTTGCTCAGAGGATAGTGCAAGGAGATGTTCCGCAAGCTCTAACAAACCGCAGA CTAATTGCACTTGACATGGGTGCTTTGATTGCTGGGGCAAAATATCGTGGGGAATTTGAGGATAGGCTGAAGGCTGTACTCAAGGAAGTCACAGATTCTGATGGACAAACCATTCTTTTCATTGATGAGATTCACACTGTTGTTGGAGCAG GTGCAACAAATGGTGCCATGGACGCTGGTAATCTTCTAAAACCGATGCTTGGTAGGGGAGAGCTACGTTGTATCGGTGCCACAACCCTTGACGAGTACCGCAAATATATTGAGAAGGATCCTGCATTGGAGCGTCGCTTCCAACAAGTTTATGTTGATCAACCTTCAGTTGAAGATACAATCTCAATACTCCGTGGATTACGGGAGAGATATGAATTGCACCATGGGGTACGCATATCAGACAGTGCACTTGTGGCAGCAGCTCTTCTCTCAGACCGTTACATTAGTGGACGATTTCTGCCGGACAAAG CAATTGATTTGGTTGATGAGTCAGCTGCCAAATTGAAAATGGAGATAACTTCCAAGCCAACTGCTCTAGATGAGATTGATCGTGCTGTAATAAAGCTTGAAATGGAACGTCTCTCACTAACAAACGATACAGACAAAGCATCAAGGGACAGACTATCTCGAATTGAAGCAGAACTGtcactattgaaagaaaagcaGAAGGACCTGACTGAGCAGTGGGAGCGTGAGAAGTCGGTGATGACTAAGATTCAATCTATTAAAGAAGAG ATTGATAGGGTCAATGTGGAGATCCAGCAGGCCGAACGTGAGTATGATCTCAATCGTGCTGCTGAACTGAAGTATGGCAGTCTGAACGCATTGCAGCGCCAGCTTCAAACAACAGAGAAAGAGCTAGATGAATATCAAAGTTCTGGGAAATCCATGCTAAGAGAAGAGGTCACCCAAGATGATATTGCAGAAATAGTGAGCAGGTGGACTGGTATTCCAGTATCTAAACTAAAGCAATCTGATAGGGAGAAGTTGCTGTATCTAGAGGAAGAACTGCACAAGCGTGTTGTTGGGCAGGATCCTGCAGTCAAAGCAGTTTCTGAGGCTATTCAGAGATCCAGGGCTGGTTTGTCCGATCCAAATCGCCCCATTGCCAGTTTCATGTTCATGGGCCCTACAGGAGTTGGCAAAACGGAACTAGCAAAAGCCCTTGCTGCTTTTATGTTCAACACTGAGGAAGCTGTTGTTAGGATTGACATGAGTGAATACATGGAGAAGCATTCTGTCTCAAGACTGATTGGTGCACCACCAGGCTATGTTGGGTATGAAGAGGGTGGTCAGCTTACGGAAGCTGTTCGTCGGAGGCCATATTCCATTATCTTGTTTGATGAGATTGAGAAAGCCCATGGAGATGTATTCaatgttttccttcaaatattgGACGATGGAAGGGTTACTGACTCGCAGGGCAGGAAAGTGAGCTTCACCAACAGTATCATTATCATGACATCCAATGTTGGTTCACAGTTCATACTAAACATGGATGAAGAAGGTGGGTCAACTGATTCAGCCTATGAGAATATAAAGAAGAGGGTGATGGATGCTGCAAGATCTGTTTTCCGTCCGGAGTTCATGAATCGGATTGATGAGTACATTGTCTTCAAGCCACTTGAGAGGGAACAGATCAACAGCATTGTCAAATTACAG CTTGCAAGAGTACAAAAAAGAATTGCCGATCGCAAGATCAAACTCGAAGTGTCGCCTGGAGCAGTCGAATTCCTGGGAAGCCTTGGTTACGATCCGAATTACGGTGCCAGGCCAGTGAAGCGAGTGATTCAACAGTATGTGGAGAACGAGCTGGCGAAGGGTATCCTGAGAGGTGATTTCAAGGACGAGGACAGCATCCTGGTAGACACCCAGGTCACCGTGCCATCTAATGGTCAGCTCCCTCAGCAAAAGCTCGTTTTCCACAAAATGAGTGAAGAATCCGCACCAGCTGCTGCTGAAGACGAGAAATTTTTGCCGGCTGTTTGA
- the LOC4333162 gene encoding EID1-like F-box protein 2 encodes MVLVVKQYRCTHSASCLCLKGHISEDALFLVFRHMNWNPRMIALFSCVSKWFDDIAKRVLWKEFCHARAPRMMQDLHSGGSHIVDGNWKALGKLLIHCAGCTKGGLFGNIHVPGHFVFRTRFSRTCGKSILPPQCRTDVLYVSDPCEHLDQGEEGDLGFFRGIFKSFASSKVKKMLIEKQAKFHPKEVCPYCKAKLWNLLQANMIPRSASIRLDAYDDSVEYYICLNGHILGLCTLMPVSDSEDAKE; translated from the coding sequence ATGGTGCTGGTGGTGAAGCAGTACCGCTGCACGCACTCCGCGAGCTGCCTCTGCCTCAAGGGGCACATCAGCGAGGACGCACTGTTCCTCGTCTTCCGCCACATGAACTGGAACCCGAGGATGATCGCGCTCTTCTCCTGCGTCTCCAAGTGGTTCGACGACATCGCCAAGCGCGTGCTGTGGAAGGAGTTCTGCCACGCCAGGGCGCCCAGGATGATGCAGGACCTGCACTCCGGCGGCAGCCACATCGTCGACGGCAACTGGAAGGCGCTCGGGAAGCTCCTTATCCATTGCGCGGGGTGCACCAAGGGTGGCCTGTTTGGTAACATACACGTTCCTGGGCACTTTGTTTTCAGGACCCGCTTCTCAAGGACCTGCGGAAAGAGCATCTTGCCTCCGCAGTGCAGGACAGATGTGTTGTACGTCTCGGATCCTTGCGAGCACCTTGATCAGGGTGAGGAAGGTGATTTGGGGTTTTTCCGCGGCATCTTCAAGTCCTTTGCTTCTTCAAAGGTCAAGAAGATGCTGATTGAGAAGCAAGCAAAGTTCCATCCAAAGGAGGTGTGTCCTTATTGTAAAGCCAAGCTATGGAACTTGCTGCAGGCAAATATGATACCCAGAAGTGCTTCCATAAGGTTGGATGCTTATGACGATTCTGTTGAGTATTATATATGCCTTAACGGACACATCCTTGGTTTATGCACTCTGATGCCTGTCTCTGATTCCGAGGATGCAAAGGAGTAG
- the LOC4333163 gene encoding uncharacterized protein yields MWNFASSAWGSGLGKKNTPNCTPSNGDCSDDEASSCTSREEGLECPICWESFNIVENVPYVLWCGHTMCKNCILGLQWAIIKVPTVPIQLPFFVSCPWCNLLSLRIIYKGNLAFPRKNYFLLWMVEGMNGERARSRSAIHSEQQTTWLSSSSRASGNEGYSNPIRRPLPPPVETQSPSVNHANHGVPILNAERVQALLRKSLSFLVHLTAKFPLVFIFLLIVLYAIPASAAVLLLYILITVLFALPSFLILYFAYPSLDWLVREIFA; encoded by the coding sequence ATGTGGAATTTCGCGTCCAGTGCTTGGGGATCTGGTTTAGGGAAGAAGAACACTCCCAACTGCACCCCGTCCAATGGTGATTGCTCTGATGATGAGGCATCTTCGTGTACAAGCAGGGAAGAAGGCCTTGAATGCCCCATATGTTGGGAGTCCTTCAACATAGTGGAGAATGTGCCATATGTACTATGGTGTGGCCACACCATGTGCAAGAACTGCATCCTAGGACTTCAATGGGCTATCATCAAGGTTCCGACGGTGCCAATCCAGCTACCATTCTTTGTCTCCTGTCCCTGGTGCAATCTCCTGTCGCTCCGCATTATTTACAAAGGGAATCTCGCATTTCCACGCAAAAACTACTTCCTCCTTTGGATGGTTGAGGGGATGAATGGTGAGCGAGCCAGATCGCGCTCTGCTATTCATAGTGAGCAACAAACTACATGGCTCTCAAGTAGCAGTAGGGCAAGTGGAAATGAAGGTTATTCGAATCCCATCAGACGTCCACTCCCACCACCGGTTGAAACACAATCCCCCAGTGTGAACCATGCCAATCATGGGGTCCCCATCTTGAATGCAGAGAGGGTACAGGCGTTGTTGCGCAAGTCGCTGTCCTTCTTGGTTCACCTGACTGCCAAGTTTCCCCTGGTGTTCATTTTCCTCCTCATAGTGCTCTATGCAATCCCTGCTAGTGCAGCTGTCTTGTTATTATACATCCTTATCACCGTGTTATTTGCTCTGCCCTCCTTCTTGATCCTGTATTTTGCTTACCCTAGCCTAGACTGGCTTGTTAGAGAAATCTTTGCTTGA